From a region of the Balaenoptera musculus isolate JJ_BM4_2016_0621 chromosome 15, mBalMus1.pri.v3, whole genome shotgun sequence genome:
- the RPRD1B gene encoding regulation of nuclear pre-mRNA domain-containing protein 1B isoform X4 produces MSSFSESALEKKLSELSNSQQSVQTLSLWLIHHRKHAGPIVSVWHRELRKAKSNRKLTFLYLANDVIQNSKRKGPEFTREFESVLVDAFSHVAREADEGCKKPLERLLNIWQERSVYGGEFIQQLKLSMEDSKSPPPKATEEKKSLKRTFQQIQEEEDDDYPGSYSPQDPSAGPLLTEELIKALQDLENAASGDATVRQKIASLPQEVQDVSLLEKITDKEAAERLSKTVDEACLLLAEYNGRLAAELEDRRQLARMLVEYTQNQKDVLSEKEKKLEYCIVWITTA; encoded by the exons ATGTCCTCCTTCTCCGAGTCGGCGCTGGAGAAGAAGCTCTCAGAGCTGAGCAACTCTCAGCAGAGCGTGCAGACCCTCTCCCTGTGGCTCATCCACCACCGCAAGCACGCGGGACCCATCGTCTCGGTGTGGCACCGCGAGCTCCGCAAAG ccaAATCAAATAGAAAGCTTACTTTTCTGTACTTAGCCAATGATGTCATTCAAAACAGTAAAAGGAAAGGACCTGAATTCACTAGAGAATTTGAATCTGTCCTTGTGGATGCTTTTTCTCACGTTGCCAG AGAGGCAGATGAAGGCTGTAAAAAACCTTTAGAAAGATTGCTGAACATCTGGCAAGAAAGAAGTGTGTATGGCGGCGAGTTCATACAGCAGCTGAAGCTGTCTATGGAGGACTCCAAGAGCCCTCCCCCCAAAG cAACAGAGGAGAAGAAATCTCTAAAGCGAACTTTTCAGCAAATACAAGAGGAGGAGGATGACGACTACCCTGGAAGCTACTCTCCCCAAGATCCTTCTGCAGGACCCCTCTTG ACTGAGGAACTAATCAAAGCTTTGCAGGACCTGGAAAATGCTGCATCAGGGGATGCTACTGTCCGACAGAAAATTGCTTCTTTACCCCAGGAAGTGCAAGATgtttctcttttggaaaaaataacag ACAAAGAGGCAGCTGAACGTCTTTCAAAAACAGTAGATGAAGCATGTCTGTTACTAGCCGAATATAACGGGCGCCTGGCGGCAGAACTGGAAGACCGACGCCAGCTGGCTCGGATGTTGGTGGAGTACACCCAGAACCAGAAAGATGTTTtgtcagaaaaggagaaaaaactagAA